From the genome of Triticum aestivum cultivar Chinese Spring chromosome 3B, IWGSC CS RefSeq v2.1, whole genome shotgun sequence, one region includes:
- the LOC123065902 gene encoding zinc finger protein ZAT18-like: MSKRGRGVWDMELGSLDTTRLLMLLAQQHQHQHHHRGVAEAAQAMTGGRVFQCKTCNRQFPTFQALGGHRASHKRPRLHHPPPQHALVGVDDDAALCLGRRAPQAPPQPARPRVHECPICGLEFAVGQALGGHMRRHRVEAEAEAGANAPSSKAAAATEMVVASCDDAGICLDLNLTPSENCAKCKSAAVLRAATGQGVHKALGGHMSRYCAEGETEAHATSAKDSCDMFGRRQRYLPLSLDLCGRLEDTDISVSIC, translated from the coding sequence ATGAGCAAGAGAGGCAGGGGCGTGTGGGACATGGAGCTGGGCAGCCTCGACACGACCCGCCTGCTAATGCTCCTCGCCcagcagcaccagcaccagcaccaccaCCGCGGCGTCGCCGAGGCGGCGCAGGCGATGACCGGCGGCCGCGTGTTCCAGTGCAAGACGTGCAACCGGCAGTTCCCCACGTTCCAGGCGCTCGGGGGACACCGCGCCAGCCACAAGCGCCCCAGGCTCCACCACCCACCCCCGCAGCACGCGCTCGTCGGCGTCGACGACGACGCAGCGCTCTGCCTCGGCCGCCGGGCGCCCCAGGCGCCGCCGCAGCCGGCCAGGCCGAGGGTGCACGAGTGCCCCATCTGCGGGCTCGAGTTCGCCGTCGGCCAGGCGTTGGGTGGGCACATGCGCCGGCACCGCGTCGAAGCCGAGGCCGAGGCCGGGGCCAACGCCCCGAgcagcaaggcggcggcggcgaccgagaTGGTGGTGGCTTCGTGCGACGACGCCGGGATCTGCCTGGACCTGAACCTGACGCCTTCGGAGAACTGCGCCAAATGCAAGAGCGCGGCGGTGCTCCGTGCCGCTACTGGGCAGGGTGTACATAAGGCGCTGGGCGGGCACATGTCCCGGTACTGCGCCGAGGGCGAGACCGAGGCCCACGCGACGAGCGCCAAGGATTCCTGTGATATGTTTGGAAGAAGGCAAAGATATTTGCCCTTGTCACTAGATCTTTGTGGCAGATTGGAAGATACTGATATATCCGTTTCAATTTGTTGA